AAGTAGCATTCAAGCTTTATGATACTTACGGGTTCCCGCTTGATTTAACTAAAGATATATTAAGATCCAAGCAAATTGCGGTTGACGAAGTCGGGTTTGAGAAAGAGATGGAAGCTCAAAGGAAAAGAGCAAGAGCCGCATGGGTAGGATCGGGAGAAAAAGCTACCGATGAAGTTTGGTTCAATATCCATGAAACTTCAGGTGCGACCGAGTTTTTAGGCTATACGTCAGATGAAGCTGAAGCTATTGTGAAAGCAATTATTGTTGACGGCAAACCTGTGGAACAAGCTTCGGATGTAGAAGCAATCATAGTTTTAAATCAAACCCCATTTTATGCGGAATCAGGAGGCCAGGTAGGAGATTCCGGGTTTATTAATCGGCATGAAGTAAAAGATACTAAAAAATTTGCCTCTCATATTTTCGGCCATATTACTGTTCTCAATGGAGAGATAAAATGCGGAGATACTGTGCATGCTAAAATTGATATTGAAAGAAGAGATAGAATAAGAGCTAACCATTCCGCAACTCATCTGCTTCATAGGATTCTAAGAAAACAATTGGGCGAACATGTGACCCAGAAAGGCTCAATTGTTACTGCCGAGAAACTGCGTTTTGATTTTTCTCATTCGCAAGCTTTGAATAAAGAGCAGATACAGAAAATTGAAAAAGAAGTGAACCGAATGGTTATTAAAAATCATGAGGTGCTTACAGAACTTTCTTCCATGGATAAAGCTATAGAAAAAGGTGCGATGGCACTTTTTGGTGAAAAGTATGGTGAGGAAGTAAGAACAATTGGTATGGGAGAATCTCTGGAGCTATGCGGCGGAACCCACGTGGCAAGAACCGGAGATATCGGTTTATTTAAAATTATTTCTGAAGAAGCTATAGCTGCGGGAGTAAGAAGAATCGAAGCGGTCACGGCGTTGGATGCTTTAAATTATGTTATACTTAAGGAGGAAATAATTAAAGATACTGCCGGTATGTTAAAATGCTCGGAAAATGATATACATGCAAGGGTGGAATCATTAATTGAAGAAAAACGAAAAGCTGAAAAAGAAATTTCCTCACTCAGAATAGCGCTCGCTTTATCATCAGAAATTACTTCGGAAGAACTTGGAAGTGTTAACTTTACGGTGAAGAAACTGGAGAATATTCCACCGCAAGACTTGAAAAATGTGGCATTTGAAATCCAAAAACAGATAAAAGAAGGCGTGATATTAGTTACAACCACTTTTGAAGAAAGAGTTTCAGTTATAGTGATTGTTAGCCAAAATTTACAGGATAAATATAAGGCCGGAGAGATCATTAAAGAGGTTTTAACTGCAATAGAAGGCAAAGGCGGAGGAAAAGCCGATATGGCTCAAGCCGGGGGAACTAAAGTAAGCGGTATCGATCAAGCTATTGAGAAGGTAAGGGAGTTTATTTTACAATTAAAATAAACTAACTATATTCATATAAATTTAATATATTAAAAATATTAAAATATCACTTTTATGTTAAAAATAGCCCTTATGATAAATATTAGTGCTAAAAGTAAAATGTTAAATGGAAAATTTAATTATAAAACCGTTATAAAAGGCCGACAAATTGAGGTGCAAGATGTTCCTTTGAATATAGGGCTTTCCCTCATAGAAATAATTAAATTCGGAGATTTGGATCAAATAAGGGCTTATTCAGAGGATATTGAAAATATGGAAGTGGTAAACCATAATCAGCAAACTTTGCATACTTATGCATATTGCATTAATAACTATATTGTAAGTACTTATGAAACTGTAAGTATACCCTATAACAAGCAACAAAATACAATAACTCTTCAATGGTTATATATTTCCTTATGCCACTTAGCTGCAATGAATAATAATAAAGAAATATTACATTATCTATTTCAAACTACAAAATTTCGAACTTTTTCGGTAGCTTATCAAAATTATATTATTTTGAATGCTCTTGATGTTGCACTTGAGTTCGGTAACAAAGAAACTGCAGCATTTTTATTAGAGTCAGGGGCGAGACCTTTTTATAAAGATCCCTTATTGGCAAAGTGGAGAGATATATTCGGAGGTGAAGAGCCCTATTCCTATTTTTATAAAATAATATTATATAATATTTTAAATAAAGAAAATAATTTAAAATATTATGCAGAGCATTATAGCGGATTACCTGCTGAGATAATTAACCATATTTGGTCATATAAGGATAAGTATGCACTTGAAAACACTGAACTCATGGTATCTTGCAGAGATGAAATATTTGAAGAAAGGAAAAATAGTGCTATCATATGCGGAAGTATTATACTAGCAACTTCCTTAGGTTTATGGTTAGGGACAAGCTTAACCTCCCCGTTAATTACAACAATACTTTGCGCTAGGGCTGGCTTGATGTATTACGTATATAATATAGAACACAAGAAAAATGCACTAGTATTTTCTGAAGCAGTGAATTTTGCATTATTGTCCTATTTCTTAGGAGGAATGGATTCAGTAGTAACAAATTTAATATCAATGGTTGCCGTTGAAAGATTCAGATCATTAGGAGCTGAACTCAATAGTAATTTAAAACTTGCAGGAACAGCGCTTGCCGGAATAGTTACGTTTGCCGTTACTAACTATGCTTTTAACTATGAATATAGTTATCTCTCTTGTATCGGTTCATTATTTTTAATTTACGGGACAGGAACAGGTATGAGTAATATATTGAATGCATCTGAAGGGCATGGATTAAAACCATGGCTTAATTATGGAATAAGCTTAATCCGCTCGGAAGTTGAGATATTTGCAGATGTTTCATATAAAACCTGTTTACACGCAAAAGATTATGCAATGAAAAGTATAGATAAATTTACTGATAGAGTATTAAAAAGCTCAAATAATTCACAGCACGGCATGGTAGGAGAAGGAATGGCTCATTAGAGTAACCTTTAATATTTATCAAAATTAATAATATATTAAAACATTAAATTAACATACTCATGCTATTATCCCACTATTTAGTAAAAAATTAAAAGGTAAAAATGACATCGAAATTTATTTTTTTAAATGGAATTGAAATAGAGATCACAAACCTTAATAAGAAAAATAAGTTAACATTAATTAGTAAAATATTAAATGATGATATAGAAAATATAAAGAATTATTTGAATGGTTTGGAACACAGCATTTTTAGAAAAAATACAATAGAATATTTTAATACTTTTAAAGCTAATCAAGAAGATTCATTTCTTGTTATAAATAATAATAAGCAAATAACATTAAAATGGTCATATGCAGCTTGCTTTTATTTAGCGGCAATAAATAATAGTATAGGCGTATTAGATTACCTTATACAAAATAAACTATTTAAAGAATTTTTAGAAAGGGAAATTAAATTACCATCTGAAGAACTTCTAGAAGCTATAATAACCTCTCATTATAAGTACATATTAAGGAATTCACTTGATCTTGCTCTTGAATTTGCCAGTAAAGAATCGGCATTATTTTTGATTGAACAAGGAGTGGAACCTTCATACGAGAAGGGCGAGCATTATTCATATACATACAAGTTAAATTTACATAATGCATTAGCTGCAATTAATAATTCAATAGTATCTTTAAAATATTATTTAAGACAAGCTTACCCTTTACCTAATGAAATGCTTCATGAGATTGCTTCTTACGTAACACCGCTATCTAAAAGAGCTGTTGTAATGATTGAGCCTCTTAGGCAGGAGATATTTAAAGATAGAGTAAAAAGTATTATGAAAGTCAGCTCTTTCATATTTGGGTTCTCTATTATTTTAGGATTGGGAGCGAAGTTTTATCCCTTAGAGACTACCGCACTGTGTGGAGCGGTAGGATTTATGTATATGTGTAATGATACAAGATTTGAAGAATACATGACGAAAACATTTATTCCATTTATATTAGGGGTAGGATTATTTTTTGCATCTATTATAATACAATTTGAAAAAGGTAATAACCCGGAGAATATTAGTATATTATCAGTCTTAGGTTCTCAGGCCATAGTTTTATCTCTATATGAAAGTATTAATAATAATAAGAAATCTATAATTGATTATATTGCAACTTTAAATGAAGAGAATAGTTTGATATTTGCCGACATCTCATATAAAATCTGTTTATCGGTGAAGGAAGCAGCAATAAAAAGTGTAAGCAAGTTTACCGCCAGAGTATCCAAAAGTTTGGAAAATTTAGCTGAAGGAGTAAGTGACTTGCAATCAGACAAGTTTAGCGGGATGATTCGTTAGTATGGAAGAAAAAAGTGCGCCTTTTAAAGAACGCACTTTCTTAAATATTTAGACCTTATAAGCAGCATCAATTGATTCGGGTAATGTTCGTGTTCTTTCAAACTTACTGAGTAAAGGTAATATTACAAAGAAGTGAAAGAAGTACCAAGCCGTAGAGATTTGCCCGATTGTGATATAAGGCTCTTCCGGTGGGTTGCCCCCGATATAACCGAGAATCATGAAGTTAATGCAAAATATAAAGGTAAATATTCTGAATATCGGCCTGTAATTTCCGCTCTTTACGGGAGAGCGGTCCAGCCACGGTAAAATAAAGAGTACAAGTATAGCGCCGAACATTGCGAGCACCCCAAGTAATTTATCGGGAATCGAACGAAGAATTGCATAGAAAGGCAGGAAATACCACTCCGGTACAATATGAGG
The DNA window shown above is from Candidatus Jidaibacter acanthamoeba and carries:
- the alaS gene encoding alanine--tRNA ligase, encoding MQVNQVRKSFLEYFEKNNHTIMPSGSLVPRNDPSLMFTSAGMVPFKNYFTGAEVAVNKRVSTAQKCVRAGGKHNDLENVGYTARHHTFFEMLGNFSFGDYFKEEAILLAWNYLTKEVSLNTDKLYITIYHDDEEAYKIWKKITGFPDEKIIRIATSDNFWSMGDTGPCGPCSEIFYDHGDKYWGGLPGTAEADGDRFVEIWNLVFMQYEQLAGGSRIALPKPCIDTGMGLERISAVLQGTNHNYETDLFKSLIKASEQVSGNNENLTSHRVIADHLRSSAFLIADGVLPSNEGRGYVLRRIMRRAMRHIHILGAKEPLMHKLVHTLVNEMGDVYPELKRAETVITTTLNLEEVKFRETLDRGLKLLNSNIENLSMGEELRGEVAFKLYDTYGFPLDLTKDILRSKQIAVDEVGFEKEMEAQRKRARAAWVGSGEKATDEVWFNIHETSGATEFLGYTSDEAEAIVKAIIVDGKPVEQASDVEAIIVLNQTPFYAESGGQVGDSGFINRHEVKDTKKFASHIFGHITVLNGEIKCGDTVHAKIDIERRDRIRANHSATHLLHRILRKQLGEHVTQKGSIVTAEKLRFDFSHSQALNKEQIQKIEKEVNRMVIKNHEVLTELSSMDKAIEKGAMALFGEKYGEEVRTIGMGESLELCGGTHVARTGDIGLFKIISEEAIAAGVRRIEAVTALDALNYVILKEEIIKDTAGMLKCSENDIHARVESLIEEKRKAEKEISSLRIALALSSEITSEELGSVNFTVKKLENIPPQDLKNVAFEIQKQIKEGVILVTTTFEERVSVIVIVSQNLQDKYKAGEIIKEVLTAIEGKGGGKADMAQAGGTKVSGIDQAIEKVREFILQLK
- a CDS encoding ankyrin repeat domain-containing protein; this encodes MINISAKSKMLNGKFNYKTVIKGRQIEVQDVPLNIGLSLIEIIKFGDLDQIRAYSEDIENMEVVNHNQQTLHTYAYCINNYIVSTYETVSIPYNKQQNTITLQWLYISLCHLAAMNNNKEILHYLFQTTKFRTFSVAYQNYIILNALDVALEFGNKETAAFLLESGARPFYKDPLLAKWRDIFGGEEPYSYFYKIILYNILNKENNLKYYAEHYSGLPAEIINHIWSYKDKYALENTELMVSCRDEIFEERKNSAIICGSIILATSLGLWLGTSLTSPLITTILCARAGLMYYVYNIEHKKNALVFSEAVNFALLSYFLGGMDSVVTNLISMVAVERFRSLGAELNSNLKLAGTALAGIVTFAVTNYAFNYEYSYLSCIGSLFLIYGTGTGMSNILNASEGHGLKPWLNYGISLIRSEVEIFADVSYKTCLHAKDYAMKSIDKFTDRVLKSSNNSQHGMVGEGMAH